A stretch of DNA from Halobacteriovorax sp. JY17:
AAAGCAGAACTTCTACGATCTTATTAAGAGTGTAATCAATTTCAACTTGCCTCGTGTTCCTGGAGCACTTCAAGCGAAAACAGGGATTTCTGAAGAAGAATTAGAGAATTTAGAACGTGAGCGCTCAAAGCTTTTTAGCTTAAGAAAAGAAGCTATTTCTGACTTAACAAAGAAGAAAGAAGAAGAGTTAAAACTTTTAAACAACCTTCTCATTCAAATAAATTCACTTAGAAGTAATTACTATAATAAAATAGGTATTGGTTTCTTGTCTGGAAGAATGTTGTCATCTGCTTACTTTGGATCTTTAAAGAATGAAATCTATGCGTCTCCATATCGGATATTAAATTATCTCTATTCGAAATATCTCTACGCGCATGAGAAAATCTCTCTTGGAAGAGATGGTATTACTGAACTTTGTTTAAATCTCTTTAAATATGTTTTCATTGTGCTTGCTCTTCTAAGTTTTAGATTAGTTTTAAATAAAACATATGAATACTTAGAGAGTAAGAACAGAGGATTGATTAATAGAAGGAAGAGGTCTCGAGTTTTTAGTTATCTAACAACTATTTGGAATAAGCATAGTGATAACTTCTATAGTGTATCTTGGCTTTTAATTCTATGTCTTATTTCTTATCTTGGAGTTCTAGATAATATAGCAATTGTATTAGATATTTTCATTATTCTTGTTATTACAAAAATCATTCGCTCTATTGTTATTTTATTTTTAAGTACAGTCTCCTCAATAGATACAAGGAACTTTAGATCGTTTAAAATTAAGGCCGAAGATACAGCAGGAAAGTTTGCAAATATTTTTCTTGTTTACTCTCTCATAATGGTTTTCTTAAACTTAACTGTTGGAAGAGTATATATATATTCAATTGTTAAGGTCCTTGCCATTATTTACTCATTCTATCAGGTTATGGAAACTTCTTCTGCATGGTCGGGGGAATTTAGCCGCTATACAGAGAAGAAATTTTCTGGAGTTATTGTAGATAAGATAGAGAGCTTTTTTAAAATATTACCTAAGAAGCTACAGGCTATTTTTAGTTTTATCTTTATTATTATCTTAACAGCTATAGATATTTTTATTAAGGCCACTGAGAATTTTGCAATTTCTAAGAAGATTTCGGCAAACCTCTTTAAAAAACAAATTGAGAGTGTCGAAGTTGAAGATGGTGCGGATGTTAAAATTCCAGTCGAATATAAAGAGAAGTTCTCCTTTCATTCTCTTGAAGTAGATGACCACTATGTTGATCATACAAAAGAAGTCGAAGAATCTATTTGCAAAGAAGTTTCTGAGTGGGTTGAAGGGAAATCGGAGGAGCACTCTGTCGTTGTTTATGGTGACAAAGGAATAGGAAAGACGACTTTATTAAAGAAAGTTATCCAAGACCTAAGGGGTGAGTATAACGAAGATTTAGAGTATATTTACACTAAAGTACCAGCTAAAACGATTGATAAAGATAAGGTCCACCGTTTTATCGAAACATCTCTTGGATTTGAAGAAGAGGGGTCTTTTGATTTATATAAACTAGATAAGCAGTTAGCTAAGAAAACGATTCTTGTTATTGATGAGGCTCAAAACTTATTTCTCTCTCATACAAAAGGTTTTTCTGCTTATAATGGTTTGCTTAATATGATTAACCTTGGTACGGAAAATATTTTCTGGGTACTTTCTTTTAATAAGTATAGTTGGCTTTATTTGGATAGAGCTTTTGGGCGTAGTCAATTCTTTAGAAATATCTTTGCTCTTAAAGGGTGGGATGATACTGCCATAAAAGAGTTAGTTCTAAAGAGACATAGAAGTTCTGAATTTAAGCTTTCCTATGATCTATTGATTAACGCAACAAGATCTCAAGATGAGATCGATAGATATACGACGATAGAGGCAAAGTTCTTTAAGCTCCTATGGGAGCTTTCCCGTGGTAATCCAAGAGCTGCACTCTATCTCTGGCTAACTTCTCTCTCTAGAAGAAATCGCCATACATTTAATGTACATATTCCAAAAGATGCAGATTTAGATAGTTTAGATAAACTTGCTGACGATATTTTCTTTGTTATTGCCGATGTTTTAAAGCATGAGAATTTATCTCCTTCTGAGATTGAAAGTACTACAAATCTCCCGAAAGGAATTGTCCGAAATGCAATAAAAGTAGGACAAGAGAGAAACTTTTTTTATAAAGATAAACATGGAAGATATATGATTGAAATATCTTCTCAATACGGTCTTATTAAGTATTTAAGATCAAAGAATTTTATATATGGATACTAATATTGGTAATTTAGTTTTTGACTTCTTTAAAGTAGATAAGATCTTTCTATTTATATTTCTTATTGCTCTTATTGTGCTCTTTATTCGACTTGTAAATTTATGGTCTGAAAAATTTCAAGAGAAACTCTCAGGGAGAAGACTCCTTATTCTCCAAATTACGACAGTCTTCTCCTTTGCAACGTACCTGATTGGAACGCTTGGGGCCTTCTACTTTGTTTTTAGACCTTCTAAGGAGTTACTACTCACAGTTGGTGGTTCAGCTGCTGTTGCCTTTGGTTTTGCTTTGAAAGACTTAGTGGGCTCTGTTATCGCAGGCTTTATTCTCCTCTTTGATAGACCTTTTCAGGTTGGTGATAGAGTGACCTATGGAGATAGTTACGGAGAAATTAAGAGTATCGGATTAAGATCAGTAAAGTTACAAACATTGAATGATGATACTGTAACAATTCCCAATTCAAAATTTCTAACTGACACAGTTGCAAGTGGAAATAGTGGAGCGCTTGATATGATGATTGTGACACCATTCTATATTTCAATACATGAAGATTTGGACCGGGTGAGACAGCTTCTTCATGAAGTTGTAATTACGAGTCGTTTTGTCTTTCTTGAAAAGCCTGTCACTATTATTTTTGAAGAGATGCCACTTTCAAATGATTTCGTCATTAAAGTAAATGTAAAGGCCTACGTCTTAGATGTGAAATTTGAAAAAGCCTTCCTTACAGATATAACGATTAGAGGAAGTAAGATTCTTAGAGAATTTAATATTAAGAGACCTAATTCCACTAATCTAAGTGAAGTATAAACGACCTAAATGACAATAGAACTTGACACTTTCTAGATTATTTAAAGATATCATGATGATCTTTAGGTAATCTTTTATTTGAAAAAATCTTAATAATTAAGAGCTTAATCTTAAGTTTTTAATCACTTGGAGACCCATTATAAAGAAGGGTTTAATTTAGTTAAATTCAGTTAACTTCTTTAACTTATTTCTTAACTTTCCCACTTAGTATATCCGAAGAGTTGTTTAGACATAAATTTTATCTAATAATTATGAGGAGTTTTATATGAGTGCAGCTTTAAAGAATGTAGAGGAGATTGAAGAGAGTGTAGGAGTAGATCTACTTTCTGTTTATCAAGTTGTTAATAAGGTGCACGCAGTTGTGGAGTTCTTGCCAAGTGGTGAGATTGATAACGCCAATGAAAACTTTCTTAATCTCTTAGGACTCACTTCTATAGATGATATTTATGGAAAACATCACCGTGTTCTATGTGAAGAAGACTATGTGAGTTCTGAAGAATATAAGAGGTTTTGGTCGGAGCTGAGGGCAGGCGAGCCCTATGTTGGTGAAGCAATGTTCAAGTGCAAGTCTGGTCAAGATAAATGGGTCCAATGCACCTATAGCCCGATCTCAAATAATAGCGGTGAAGTTGTAAAGATACTGGCATTCGCTAGGGATATTACTAAGCATAAGATGGTTATGACTGAGCTTGAAGGAAAGATCAATGCGATCTCTAAATCTCAGGCAGTCATTGAATTTGACCTTGAAGGAAATATTCTAACGGCAAATGAAAACTTTCTAACAACAGTTGGATATAATCTCGATAATATTATTGGTAAACACCACAGAATGTTTTGTTCTGCAGAGTACACAAATGGCTTTGAATATAAAGAATTTTGGCAAAAATTAAAAAGAGGTGAGTTTGACTTTGGAGAGTATAAGAGGTTTGGAAATGATGGGAAGGAAATTTGGATTCAAGCTTCTTATAATCCTATTTTCGATCAACAGGGAAGACCTTATAAAGTTGTAAAATTTGCAACAGATATAACCAAAACAAAACTTAAGAACGCTGAGTTTGAAGGTAAGATTAATGCGATCTCTA
This window harbors:
- a CDS encoding ATP-binding protein, producing MKNILLFTFCLTFVFDAVASTRCIQSEVISLNDTVVGNIQQRKVGIHKVLEGGGGDSSLIWNVFGYDFNFSKTNEYIKNLERVNKDSKGVVPEYEFLSNCLVELKLVKRLKKFELLSKEYNNLKIELFKKNQLLNNSIKLNIDSNSAIPSLAREVNEEFLKLEKNRREIEKSLAKNEAKVANKTSSKEITFYENSLLKFRLELLNTKGLYNRNLQQKIEYFNLKSLKLSNLSSSFESLEMKRVESQFVEVEKIWKEVTKQNFYDLIKSVINFNLPRVPGALQAKTGISEEELENLERERSKLFSLRKEAISDLTKKKEEELKLLNNLLIQINSLRSNYYNKIGIGFLSGRMLSSAYFGSLKNEIYASPYRILNYLYSKYLYAHEKISLGRDGITELCLNLFKYVFIVLALLSFRLVLNKTYEYLESKNRGLINRRKRSRVFSYLTTIWNKHSDNFYSVSWLLILCLISYLGVLDNIAIVLDIFIILVITKIIRSIVILFLSTVSSIDTRNFRSFKIKAEDTAGKFANIFLVYSLIMVFLNLTVGRVYIYSIVKVLAIIYSFYQVMETSSAWSGEFSRYTEKKFSGVIVDKIESFFKILPKKLQAIFSFIFIIILTAIDIFIKATENFAISKKISANLFKKQIESVEVEDGADVKIPVEYKEKFSFHSLEVDDHYVDHTKEVEESICKEVSEWVEGKSEEHSVVVYGDKGIGKTTLLKKVIQDLRGEYNEDLEYIYTKVPAKTIDKDKVHRFIETSLGFEEEGSFDLYKLDKQLAKKTILVIDEAQNLFLSHTKGFSAYNGLLNMINLGTENIFWVLSFNKYSWLYLDRAFGRSQFFRNIFALKGWDDTAIKELVLKRHRSSEFKLSYDLLINATRSQDEIDRYTTIEAKFFKLLWELSRGNPRAALYLWLTSLSRRNRHTFNVHIPKDADLDSLDKLADDIFFVIADVLKHENLSPSEIESTTNLPKGIVRNAIKVGQERNFFYKDKHGRYMIEISSQYGLIKYLRSKNFIYGY
- a CDS encoding mechanosensitive ion channel domain-containing protein; protein product: MDTNIGNLVFDFFKVDKIFLFIFLIALIVLFIRLVNLWSEKFQEKLSGRRLLILQITTVFSFATYLIGTLGAFYFVFRPSKELLLTVGGSAAVAFGFALKDLVGSVIAGFILLFDRPFQVGDRVTYGDSYGEIKSIGLRSVKLQTLNDDTVTIPNSKFLTDTVASGNSGALDMMIVTPFYISIHEDLDRVRQLLHEVVITSRFVFLEKPVTIIFEEMPLSNDFVIKVNVKAYVLDVKFEKAFLTDITIRGSKILREFNIKRPNSTNLSEV